One genomic window of Sporolituus thermophilus DSM 23256 includes the following:
- a CDS encoding DMT family transporter, producing MNAQTVGVLMIIFSACGFATLAIFIKIAYAAGANTVTVLAYRFAIASLLFWAIIRLCGLDFRVTGKQAVQLCLLGGIGYDLMSTLFALTVLYLPASLAGIILYTYPALVSILSYLVGDEVLSWRKVGALIICFTGLVLVLGVSLTGLNITGAAFGLGSALVYSCYIVAGNRLLKGIDPLVSTVYVCTAAAVVFMIGGTLSGTLMWKLSLQGWLAIFGIAVFATCIGILGFFAGMYRIGATNASIISTFEPVITVLLSALLLGERITVMQGLGGLLILAGVLVLQLTGGSRAGAKISDERGNMDKFGEI from the coding sequence TTGAATGCACAGACAGTCGGGGTTCTGATGATAATATTTTCGGCCTGCGGTTTTGCCACCCTGGCCATCTTTATTAAAATTGCATATGCGGCCGGCGCCAATACGGTCACCGTTTTGGCCTATCGCTTTGCGATCGCTTCGCTGCTTTTTTGGGCCATCATCCGGCTATGCGGCCTTGACTTTCGGGTAACCGGCAAGCAGGCCGTGCAGCTTTGCTTACTGGGGGGCATTGGCTATGATCTTATGTCAACACTATTTGCCCTTACGGTACTTTACTTGCCGGCCAGCCTTGCCGGAATAATTTTATATACTTATCCGGCGTTGGTCAGTATCTTGTCCTATCTAGTCGGGGACGAGGTGCTCAGCTGGCGAAAGGTGGGGGCGTTGATTATTTGTTTTACCGGTCTCGTACTGGTGCTCGGCGTATCCTTGACTGGTCTTAACATAACTGGCGCCGCATTTGGTCTTGGTTCAGCCTTGGTTTATTCCTGTTATATTGTTGCCGGCAACCGGCTGCTCAAAGGGATTGATCCGCTGGTATCCACTGTCTACGTTTGCACAGCGGCGGCTGTTGTCTTTATGATCGGCGGTACCCTTAGCGGCACCCTTATGTGGAAGCTTTCGCTGCAAGGTTGGCTTGCCATTTTTGGGATTGCCGTTTTTGCAACTTGTATTGGGATTCTCGGCTTTTTTGCCGGCATGTACCGGATAGGCGCGACCAATGCTTCTATTATCAGCACTTTTGAACCGGTAATTACGGTGCTGTTATCTGCCTTGTTACTGGGAGAAAGGATTACGGTTATGCAGGGCCTTGGCGGCCTGCTTATTCTTGCCGGAGTGCTTGTCCTGCAACTAACAGGGGGCTCGCGCGCTGGTGCTAAAATAAGTGACGAAAGAGGAAATATGGATAAATTTGGAGAAATATAG
- a CDS encoding cytochrome c biogenesis CcdA family protein: MGEDNLTLLTAFAAGVVSFLSPCVLPLLPTYTAVLAGTGTQTGRISKWRFLMNAACFFSGFIIIFVAMGATASYFGQVFFTYQDVVRKVGAVFMILMGIHLAGLIRLPALHREYRPLLSGAFEGPLGAFILGIAFTAGWTPCTGPILASILIYAGASATIAQGAFLLFIYAVGFCLPFIALALLFNSYLHKVRHLYQWLPAIQRAAGIILIIVGCFIYFDWLQKGFGFIWNLL, encoded by the coding sequence TTGGGCGAAGATAACCTTACTTTGCTTACGGCTTTTGCCGCAGGCGTCGTATCTTTTTTGTCACCCTGCGTGCTGCCCCTTTTGCCTACCTATACGGCTGTCTTGGCCGGCACGGGCACACAGACCGGCCGCATTAGCAAATGGCGGTTTTTAATGAACGCGGCGTGCTTTTTCAGCGGATTTATTATTATTTTTGTCGCCATGGGGGCAACGGCGTCCTATTTTGGGCAAGTTTTTTTCACGTACCAGGATGTAGTCCGCAAGGTGGGTGCCGTGTTTATGATTCTGATGGGAATTCATTTGGCTGGACTTATCCGTCTGCCGGCCTTGCACCGCGAGTACCGGCCGCTGCTTAGCGGCGCTTTTGAGGGGCCGCTGGGCGCGTTTATTTTAGGTATCGCCTTTACAGCCGGCTGGACGCCCTGCACTGGCCCTATTCTCGCTTCTATTCTGATTTATGCAGGCGCTTCCGCCACGATAGCTCAGGGCGCGTTCCTCCTTTTTATATACGCCGTTGGTTTTTGCCTGCCATTTATCGCCCTCGCGCTGCTATTCAACAGCTATTTACATAAAGTTCGTCATCTGTACCAATGGCTTCCGGCCATTCAACGCGCAGCAGGCATAATCTTAATTATTGTCGGCTGTTTTATCTATTTTGATTGGCTGCAAAAAGGTTTTGGTTTTATCTGGAATTTGCTTTAA
- a CDS encoding HD-GYP domain-containing protein, with the protein MLMRLHRPLLFFVVIFAVANVFHVVVAVTAGDAISSTSYLLSTGALLIITLYVVHTQSELGQAQKKIAVYRELWTRLPFAALITKQGQPELVNDSFTQLCLPDGGDAVKCHNSDLLCPFTECLVEKALAMGETQVREERLDDAKGDSKFVRRYAIPVVLGKQCHYAAEIVLNLTPQSLMAANREQDYRQMLTILVNMFEMKDPYGQGHSQTVCNLAQELGAALNLTPEDMEVLATAAILHDIGKIVIPANILSKMEPLTGDDYAIIRRHPIVGADIVEGIAAFQAAAPIIRHHHERYDGQGYPDGLCGEEIPLGSRILSVVDAFDAMTVGRTYRGKADVNTAIDNIIREKGRQFDPVVVDAFTALVKTGRNQK; encoded by the coding sequence ATGTTAATGCGGCTGCATCGTCCCTTGCTATTTTTTGTCGTTATCTTCGCAGTGGCCAACGTTTTCCATGTTGTCGTGGCCGTTACCGCGGGCGATGCCATTAGTTCTACCAGTTATCTCTTAAGCACCGGCGCTTTGCTGATTATTACGCTCTATGTCGTGCATACGCAGAGCGAATTGGGGCAGGCACAGAAAAAAATCGCAGTTTACCGGGAGCTGTGGACGCGGTTGCCGTTTGCTGCTCTAATCACCAAACAGGGACAACCCGAATTGGTGAACGACAGCTTTACGCAACTATGTTTGCCTGACGGCGGTGATGCGGTGAAGTGTCACAATTCGGACTTGTTGTGTCCATTTACGGAATGCCTTGTTGAGAAAGCTTTGGCTATGGGCGAAACGCAGGTAAGGGAAGAGCGGCTTGATGATGCCAAAGGCGACAGCAAGTTTGTCCGGCGCTACGCCATTCCTGTTGTTTTGGGCAAACAGTGTCACTATGCCGCCGAAATTGTTCTTAATTTGACGCCGCAAAGCCTGATGGCTGCCAACCGGGAGCAAGACTATCGCCAGATGCTTACAATCTTAGTGAATATGTTTGAAATGAAGGACCCCTATGGCCAGGGACATTCGCAAACAGTCTGCAATCTGGCGCAGGAGTTGGGGGCGGCTCTTAATTTAACGCCGGAGGATATGGAAGTGCTGGCCACGGCAGCGATTCTCCACGATATCGGCAAGATCGTTATTCCCGCCAATATTCTTAGCAAAATGGAACCACTTACCGGGGATGATTATGCGATCATCCGCCGCCATCCGATTGTCGGCGCCGATATTGTGGAGGGTATCGCCGCTTTTCAGGCAGCGGCGCCCATTATTCGTCATCACCACGAGCGTTATGATGGCCAGGGCTATCCGGACGGTCTGTGTGGCGAGGAAATTCCGCTGGGCTCCCGTATTCTGTCAGTGGTTGACGCTTTTGACGCCATGACGGTGGGACGGACCTACCGGGGAAAAGCCGATGTAAATACGGCCATCGATAATATTATCCGGGAAAAGGGCCGGCAGTTTGATCCGGTTGTGGTGGATGCATTTACGGCCTTGGTCAAAACCGGGCGGAACCAGAAATAA
- the leuS gene encoding leucine--tRNA ligase, giving the protein MNERYNPREIEAKWQKVWAEEKAFACEMNRQKPEYYVLEMFPYPSGNLHMGHVRNYSIGDVIARFKMMQGYNVLHPMGWDAFGMPAENAAIKHGIHPAKWTWDNIANMRRQQQELGLSYDWDREVATCHPDYYRWTQWLFLLFYHRGLAYKKKAAVNWCNDCNTVLANEQVVDGRCWRCDSVVVKKELEQWFFKITDYADRLLEDLKELKGWPERVKVMQENWIGRSEGVEFSFDVPEAGEKITVYTTRHDTAFGVTYVVLAPEHPLVDKLIAGKPHEREVRAFIERIRNMSEINRTSAETEKEGIFTGAYAVNPFNGEKVPIWIANYVLVDYGTGAVMGVPAHDERDWQFATKYNLPKRIVIQPKGAELDLASMTGAYDGPGVMVNSGQFTGLDNEAGKAAIADWLEEKGLGKRRINYRLRDWLVSRQRYWGAPIPIIYCPECGVVPVPEEDLPVMLPENVSFATGAVSPLAQVEEFVNCTCPRCGGKARRETDTMDTFICSSWYYYRYTSPHSDTEAFNPAKANYWMPVDQYIGGIEHAILHLLYSRFFTKVLKDAGLINVNEPFKNLLTQGMVIKDGAKMSKSKGNVVSPEEIIGKYGADTARLFILFAAPPERDLEWSDQGVEGAFRFLGRLWRIVHHYAPVAAAADESYDPAALGPAERELRRVLHSTIKKVTEDIGERFNFNTAISAIMELVNALYAFREQTAAPNPGLVREALSALLRLLAPFAPHITEELWSQTIAQGSVHKQAWPGFDPEAIRVDEVEIVLQINGKVRDKIKVPVGLDAKELETIALAQERVRALVADKQIVKVICVPQKLVNIVVR; this is encoded by the coding sequence ATGAACGAACGCTACAACCCCCGTGAAATTGAAGCAAAATGGCAAAAGGTTTGGGCAGAGGAAAAAGCTTTTGCCTGTGAAATGAACCGGCAAAAGCCGGAGTATTATGTGCTCGAGATGTTTCCATATCCTTCCGGCAACTTGCATATGGGCCATGTACGCAACTATTCCATTGGCGACGTGATTGCCCGTTTTAAAATGATGCAAGGCTATAATGTCCTGCATCCCATGGGTTGGGACGCTTTTGGCATGCCGGCGGAAAACGCCGCTATCAAACACGGCATTCATCCCGCGAAATGGACATGGGACAATATTGCTAATATGCGGCGGCAGCAACAGGAACTCGGCCTCTCTTACGACTGGGACCGGGAAGTGGCGACCTGCCATCCCGATTACTATCGCTGGACGCAATGGCTGTTTCTGCTTTTTTACCATCGCGGTTTAGCTTATAAAAAGAAGGCAGCGGTTAACTGGTGCAATGACTGCAACACGGTACTGGCCAATGAACAGGTGGTAGACGGACGTTGCTGGCGGTGCGATTCCGTAGTCGTCAAAAAAGAGCTTGAACAATGGTTCTTTAAGATTACCGACTATGCTGACCGGCTGCTCGAAGACCTCAAAGAGCTCAAGGGCTGGCCGGAGCGGGTAAAAGTTATGCAGGAAAACTGGATTGGCCGCAGCGAAGGGGTTGAATTCAGCTTCGACGTTCCTGAAGCGGGTGAGAAGATCACGGTTTACACTACGCGTCATGATACCGCCTTCGGGGTGACGTATGTGGTCTTGGCCCCCGAGCACCCGCTGGTGGACAAGCTGATCGCCGGCAAGCCGCATGAACGCGAAGTGCGTGCCTTTATCGAGCGCATCCGCAATATGAGCGAAATTAACCGGACTTCCGCCGAAACGGAAAAAGAGGGAATATTTACCGGCGCTTATGCCGTCAATCCGTTCAATGGCGAAAAGGTGCCCATTTGGATTGCCAACTATGTTCTTGTGGATTACGGTACGGGAGCCGTTATGGGTGTCCCGGCCCACGATGAACGGGACTGGCAGTTTGCGACCAAATATAATCTGCCCAAACGCATCGTTATCCAGCCTAAGGGTGCTGAATTGGATCTGGCAAGCATGACCGGCGCTTATGACGGTCCAGGGGTGATGGTTAATTCCGGGCAGTTCACCGGCCTGGACAACGAGGCGGGCAAAGCAGCCATCGCCGACTGGTTGGAGGAGAAAGGTCTGGGCAAGCGGCGTATCAATTACCGGCTGCGCGACTGGTTAGTATCCCGTCAGCGTTATTGGGGCGCGCCTATCCCGATTATTTATTGCCCCGAATGCGGCGTGGTGCCTGTTCCCGAAGAGGATTTGCCGGTAATGCTGCCGGAGAATGTCAGCTTTGCAACCGGCGCCGTTTCCCCACTGGCCCAGGTGGAAGAATTCGTCAACTGTACTTGTCCGCGGTGCGGCGGTAAAGCCCGCCGGGAGACAGATACCATGGATACTTTCATTTGCTCTTCCTGGTACTACTACCGCTATACCAGCCCGCACAGCGATACTGAGGCCTTTAATCCGGCCAAAGCCAATTATTGGATGCCCGTGGACCAATACATCGGCGGCATTGAGCATGCCATATTACATTTATTGTATTCGCGCTTCTTTACCAAGGTGCTTAAGGATGCCGGGCTTATTAATGTGAACGAGCCCTTTAAGAATTTGCTGACTCAAGGCATGGTTATCAAAGACGGCGCCAAAATGTCGAAGTCGAAAGGTAATGTTGTATCGCCGGAGGAAATCATCGGCAAATACGGCGCTGATACGGCCCGACTCTTTATCCTCTTTGCCGCCCCGCCGGAAAGAGACCTGGAGTGGAGCGACCAGGGCGTGGAAGGGGCCTTCCGGTTCCTAGGACGGTTGTGGCGGATTGTCCATCACTACGCGCCTGTTGCCGCCGCTGCTGACGAAAGTTATGACCCCGCGGCCCTTGGCCCGGCAGAACGCGAGCTGCGGCGGGTACTGCACAGTACGATTAAAAAAGTTACGGAGGATATTGGGGAACGCTTCAATTTCAATACTGCCATCAGCGCCATTATGGAACTGGTAAACGCGTTATACGCCTTCCGGGAGCAGACAGCGGCGCCCAATCCCGGCCTGGTGCGCGAAGCCCTTTCTGCCCTTCTCCGGCTGCTCGCGCCTTTTGCCCCACATATTACCGAAGAACTGTGGAGTCAGACCATTGCCCAGGGCAGTGTTCATAAGCAGGCATGGCCCGGTTTTGATCCGGAAGCCATCAGGGTTGACGAAGTGGAAATCGTTTTGCAAATCAACGGTAAAGTGCGGGATAAAATCAAGGTTCCCGTCGGTCTGGACGCGAAAGAACTGGAAACAATTGCTCTGGCGCAGGAGCGGGTAAGGGCGTTGGTAGCGGACAAACAAATTGTGAAAGTGATTTGTGTGCCGCAAAAACTGGTGAACATTGTGGTAAGATAA
- a CDS encoding ComEA family DNA-binding protein: protein MDGVQKRLVIILLMAALIVAGSFYHYWQKTTVTETVAGGPVVTAQSRTDEVVIYVSGAVNKPGVFKMAAGGRVLDAVNYAGGLAAGADSTRINLAQPLKDGMHVHVPTVVLAAGPGGSNPAGSAGKVNVNTASATELDKLPGIGPALAQRIIDYRQSIGGFKDLEEVKKVPGIGEAKFNQIKDKISL, encoded by the coding sequence GTGGACGGGGTGCAGAAACGGCTGGTCATTATCTTGCTGATGGCAGCGTTGATTGTTGCCGGCAGTTTTTATCATTACTGGCAAAAGACTACGGTAACGGAAACGGTCGCCGGTGGGCCGGTTGTGACGGCCCAATCACGGACAGACGAGGTAGTCATTTACGTCAGTGGTGCGGTGAATAAACCCGGTGTTTTCAAGATGGCGGCCGGGGGACGGGTATTGGATGCCGTGAATTACGCGGGCGGGCTCGCCGCTGGGGCCGACAGTACCCGGATAAACCTGGCCCAGCCATTAAAAGACGGAATGCATGTTCATGTGCCGACAGTAGTGCTGGCGGCCGGACCCGGCGGATCTAACCCAGCCGGCAGTGCCGGCAAGGTGAACGTCAACACGGCCAGCGCTACCGAACTGGACAAACTGCCAGGGATCGGGCCGGCGCTGGCCCAGCGGATTATAGACTACCGCCAAAGTATCGGCGGTTTTAAGGATCTGGAAGAAGTAAAGAAAGTGCCGGGAATTGGCGAAGCCAAATTTAATCAAATTAAAGATAAAATTTCTTTGTAA
- a CDS encoding metal-sensitive transcriptional regulator — MVNASVRTEVLNRLRNVKGHIAGIERMVEEEQSCSNILIQLSAIRSSIEKIGIFILENNAVECLLNSPDATPEDRQKIDQIVRQIITFLK, encoded by the coding sequence ATGGTGAATGCATCCGTCCGCACTGAGGTGTTGAACCGGCTGCGCAACGTCAAAGGCCATATCGCCGGCATTGAGCGCATGGTCGAGGAAGAGCAGTCGTGCAGCAATATTTTGATTCAGCTTTCCGCAATCCGTTCTTCCATCGAAAAAATTGGCATCTTTATTCTCGAAAACAATGCTGTCGAGTGTTTGCTCAACAGCCCAGACGCCACTCCGGAAGACCGGCAGAAAATTGACCAGATTGTCAGACAAATAATTACCTTCTTAAAGTAG